Proteins from a single region of Heterodontus francisci isolate sHetFra1 chromosome 29, sHetFra1.hap1, whole genome shotgun sequence:
- the LOC137345777 gene encoding probable G-protein coupled receptor 139, whose translation LAIVILSRGKCGLSTCTTRYLVAMATADLLVIVTGVITRRIRYYYFPVSFLNITPMCCIHAVLFWAAVDCSVWFTITFTFDRFVAICCQKLKTKYCTKKTAAVVLATTCILLCSKNIPIYFIYEPREIIDSVPWGCYIKQSYYTEPRWVGFNKFNPVLTPLLPFALILLLNALTVRHILVASRVRKGLRGQSKGENHSDPEMESRRKSVILLFTISSNFILLWFGYVLYYFNITYHFDSDSSYIFALVEWMLQNLSCCTNTFIYVVTQSKFREQIKNAVKYPVTSIIQIMYKLNN comes from the coding sequence ctggcgattgtgatcctgtcccgaggaaaatgcggcctctccacctgcaccactcgctacctggtggccatggcaacggcggatctactggtcattgtcacgGGGGTCATTACACGGCGGATccgttattattatttcccggtgTCTTTCCTAAACATCACCCCTATGTGTTGTATTCATGCTGTCCTGTTCTGGGCAGccgtagactgttctgtctggttcaccatcactttcacttttgatcgatttgtagccatttgttgccagaagctgaaaacaaaatattgcaccaagaaaactgcggctgtggttctagcaacaacctgtattctgctctgttcaaaaaatatCCCCAtctactttatatatgaacctagAGAGATAATCGACAGTGTACCATGGGGCTGTTATATAAAGcaaagctattatactgagcccagATGGGTGGGATTTAACAAGTTTAAtccggttttaaccccattgctcccatttgctttaattttgttgctcaacgctctgacagtcagacacattttagtggccagtcgagtccgtaagggactgaggggtcagagcaagggggagaatcacagtgacccagagatggagagcagaaggaagtctgtgattttactcttcaccatatccagcaacttcatacttctgtggttcggATACGTTTTATATTACTTTAACATTACATATCACTTTGATTCTGATTCTTCTTATATATTTGCACTGGTTGAATGgatgctgcagaatttaagttgctgcacaaacacatttatttatgtggtgactcagtccaagttcagagagcagatcaagaacgcggtgaaatatccggttacatcaattattcaaataATGTATAAactaaacaactga